Sequence from the Nitrospinaceae bacterium genome:
TCAAACCCCTTGAAGAAATCGGCAGAGACTGGCTTCCCTGGATAATGGGGACCATCGCCGCGATCATTGCCATAGCTTTGATCGTTTTTCTGATCCGCAGGCGCGGTAAAAACGCAAAGGTTACGCCATCCCCTCTGCCCGAAAACCTTTCACCGCAAGAGGCCGCGTTGCGGGAACTTGAAATTCTAAAAAACAAGGAACTGCTCGAAAAGGGATTGGTCCGGGAACACTATTTCGAGTTGTCGGAAATATTTCGCCGCTACCTGGGCGCCCGGTATGAATTCCAGGCCCTGGATTGGACCACGGAAGAAATTAAAAACCATCTCGCAAGTTCATTTTTAATGGAAGCACCCTTTAAAGACAGAGTTCGCAATATTCTCGAGCGCACCGACCTTGTGAAATTCGCCGAAATTCCCACGCCCCCCCAGGAAAATATAATGGAAGAAATCACACTCTTCGTGCAAGCCACCTCCCGCACCGAAGAGCCCGATCCGGCTCTCAACCACTCATCGGGGGATGCATGACATTTTTTCGTTTTGAAGATCCCTGGTATCTATTCCTTTTCTTCCTGTTTCCCCTGTTCGCCGTTTGGACCTATAAAAACCGAGAGGCGGTCATCCCCTACTCTTCCATCGGGCATTTAAAGACCGTCCAGACCGCCCGAACGAATATTATTTCCGCCACACCAAAAGTTCTGCGGGCTCTGGCGTGCGCTTTTCTGATCCTCGCCCTGGCCAAGCCGCAGGAAGGACAAAAACGCGCCGAAATCCTTTCGGCAGGCGTGGACATCATCCTGGCCATCGACACCTCCGGCAGTATGCAGGCACTGGATTTCACTAAGGATGGCAATCGCATCGACCGCCTGGAGGTGGTCAAGGACGTCGTTTCCGGATTCATAAAAAACCGCGAGAACGACCGCATGGGCATGGTGGTTTTCGGCGAGGAAGCGTTCACTCAGTGCCCCCTGACCCTCGACCACGACATTCTGCTTGCCTTTCTGCGCAATCTGGAAATCGGCATCGCGGGCGATTCCACCGCCATCGGCTCCGCTGTGGGAATTGCGGTCAAGCGTCTGAAGGATCTGAAATCGAAATCGAAAGTCATCATTCTTTTAACCGACGGGCGCAACAACGCCGGAAGTATCTCACCCGTGCAGGCAGCGGAAATCGGCAAAGCCTACGGGATTAAAATCTATACAATCGGCGTAGGAACGCACGGCAAAGCCCCTTTTCTTGTGGACTCCATCTTTGGCAAGCAATACATCTATCAGGATGTAAAAATCGATGAAAAAACCCTGAAAGAAATTGCCGGGAAAACAGGAGCTCAATATTTCCGGGCCACGGACACGGAATCTCTAAAGACCATTTATGACCAGATCGACCGTCTGGAAAAGTCGGAAGTCAAAATTCTCGACCGCTCGGAATACAAAGAACTCTTTCACTATTTCCTCATTCCCGGATTTCTTCTGGTCCTTCTGGAAATCATTTTAACCAATACCTGGCTGCGGAGGATTCCTTAAGGTGCGTTTTGGCGACCCCATGTATTTCAACTTACTCTGGCTGGTGCCGGTATTGATCTTTTTTCTGGCGTGGGCCCTGCGGAAAAAACGCGCCCTGACCGCACAATTTTGCAGTCCGGCTCTGGCGGCCAAATTCGTCGAAGAAACGACCCGCCGCCGGCAGAAAATGAAAGCGGCTTTTATTCTTTTAGCCGTGATTTTTAT
This genomic interval carries:
- a CDS encoding aerotolerance protein BatA, which codes for MTFFRFEDPWYLFLFFLFPLFAVWTYKNREAVIPYSSIGHLKTVQTARTNIISATPKVLRALACAFLILALAKPQEGQKRAEILSAGVDIILAIDTSGSMQALDFTKDGNRIDRLEVVKDVVSGFIKNRENDRMGMVVFGEEAFTQCPLTLDHDILLAFLRNLEIGIAGDSTAIGSAVGIAVKRLKDLKSKSKVIILLTDGRNNAGSISPVQAAEIGKAYGIKIYTIGVGTHGKAPFLVDSIFGKQYIYQDVKIDEKTLKEIAGKTGAQYFRATDTESLKTIYDQIDRLEKSEVKILDRSEYKELFHYFLIPGFLLVLLEIILTNTWLRRIP